A single region of the Betta splendens chromosome 12, fBetSpl5.4, whole genome shotgun sequence genome encodes:
- the tmem203 gene encoding transmembrane protein 203: MLFSLRELVQWLGFATFELFLHLLALLVFSMLVALKADMSTSTLSWWMVFIPLFAADGLSTYFTTIVSIRLYQENEKRLAVLRLLWVLTVLSLKLVCEVLLCQKLAEQEQARDLWFGLIVSPLFILLQLLMIRACRVN, translated from the coding sequence ATGCTGTTCTCTCTGAGGGAACTGGTCCAGTGGCTGGGCTTTGCCACCTTTGAACTGTTTCTCCACTTGTTAGCGTTGCTGGTTTTCAGTATGCTGGTTGCTCTAAAAGCTGACATGTCCACATCCACACTGAGCTGGTGGATGGTCTTCATCCCCCTGTTTGCAGCTGATGGACTCAGCACCTACTTCACAACCATTGTATCGATCCGTCTTTaccaggagaatgagaagcGACTGGCAGTGCTGCGACTCCTTTGGGTACTTACGGTGCTCAGCCTGAAGTTGGTGTGTGAGGTGCTGTTGTGCCAGAAGTTGGCAGAACAGGAACAAGCCAGGGACCTTTGGTTTGGCCTTATTGTCTCACCGCTGttcattctgctgcagctgctaatgATACGAGCATGCCGTGTTAACTGA